In Desulfuromonas acetexigens, the following proteins share a genomic window:
- a CDS encoding DUF4388 domain-containing protein — MPRLCNKIVLAGDQPDLIGMIDLLRQNGLQVQHSPDGARALELCLSLAPELMVLDTEVSLLPATRLVQILLSNPRTERMAFFYVGREGEEVDGFRRHKDGFLPRPFNPEQLLSAILGHFNRLEKTAQVGRQEKDIRGHLDQIAVTDLVQVLGVNRKDGVLSLHGAGGRGTIFLREGFVVNARLGRVDGDKAFFRLLAWTDGEFWFSPGGIDVEARITVPIDHLIIEGLRQMDEMAAQSASLPDLDACLELKIPRERLPRGLRPTTQEILVLTEYYSQVREILDHCPRPDFEVLQILKMLLDKGVLGVRRDSDQAESGRLPLLTSEEVILIKDHLGERDVLLAEASAKLVLLADEVEDVRRFVRSLQGIGEFDPAHDFLLGEEGLGLGDIGRLLINETFALRLFVLPATRESAPLWTPFLRRLFGVLCLSDGAGMAPAREFFQDRAQAPVVTAAFDEPKKGAFFLKKGDRKSFRELLAFFASQFRRPLPAREDL, encoded by the coding sequence GTGCCCAGGTTGTGTAATAAAATCGTGCTTGCCGGTGACCAGCCGGATCTGATCGGCATGATCGATCTGTTACGGCAGAACGGTTTGCAGGTCCAGCATTCCCCCGACGGGGCGCGAGCTCTGGAGCTCTGCCTGTCCCTGGCGCCGGAACTCATGGTTCTCGACACCGAAGTGTCCCTCCTGCCGGCGACGCGACTGGTCCAGATTCTTCTTTCCAACCCCCGCACCGAGCGCATGGCCTTTTTCTATGTCGGACGGGAAGGGGAGGAGGTAGACGGTTTTCGTCGCCACAAGGATGGTTTTCTCCCCCGGCCCTTCAATCCCGAGCAACTCTTGTCGGCGATTCTTGGACATTTCAACCGACTGGAGAAGACCGCGCAGGTTGGACGCCAGGAAAAAGACATCCGCGGCCATCTCGACCAGATCGCCGTGACCGACCTGGTGCAGGTTCTCGGGGTCAACCGCAAGGATGGGGTTCTCTCCCTGCACGGTGCCGGCGGCCGAGGAACGATCTTTCTCCGCGAGGGCTTTGTCGTTAACGCTCGCCTCGGCCGGGTCGATGGCGATAAGGCCTTCTTTCGCCTGCTCGCCTGGACGGATGGGGAGTTCTGGTTTTCACCGGGGGGGATCGATGTCGAGGCGCGCATCACCGTGCCCATCGATCATCTGATCATCGAGGGACTGCGGCAGATGGACGAAATGGCCGCTCAGTCCGCGAGCCTCCCTGATCTGGATGCCTGCCTGGAACTGAAGATTCCCCGCGAGCGGCTCCCCCGGGGATTGCGCCCGACCACGCAGGAAATTCTCGTTCTCACCGAGTATTATTCCCAGGTTCGGGAGATTCTTGACCACTGCCCCCGTCCCGATTTCGAGGTGTTGCAGATCCTCAAGATGCTTCTCGACAAGGGCGTCCTCGGGGTACGCCGCGATAGTGACCAGGCGGAGTCCGGCCGTCTGCCCCTGCTCACTTCCGAGGAGGTCATCCTGATCAAGGATCATCTCGGCGAGCGCGACGTGCTCCTTGCCGAGGCGTCGGCCAAGCTGGTGCTGCTCGCCGACGAGGTGGAGGATGTGCGCCGCTTCGTGCGGAGCCTGCAGGGGATCGGCGAATTCGATCCGGCTCATGATTTTCTCCTGGGAGAGGAGGGCCTGGGCTTGGGGGATATCGGCCGGCTGCTGATCAACGAGACCTTCGCCCTGCGCCTCTTTGTGCTGCCGGCGACCCGCGAGTCCGCCCCTCTATGGACCCCTTTCCTGCGGCGGCTGTTCGGCGTTCTCTGCCTTTCCGATGGTGCGGGAATGGCGCCGGCCCGGGAGTTCTTTCAGGACCGCGCCCAGGCACCAGTGGTGACGGCCGCCTTCGATGAACCGAAGAAAGGGGCGTTTTTCCTGAAAAAAGGGGATCGTAAAAGCTTTCGTGAACTGCTGGCTTTTTTCGCATCCCAATTTCGCCGGCCACTGCCGGCACGCGAGGACCTATGA
- a CDS encoding response regulator: MAKGRILAIDNDGASRALYQELLGNDGYYVRTAAGLRDVMEALRREEFDLIVTELHAGVGSDDITESIRRHSPGQEIVVVTDKNDAAAAVEAMKRGVSDYLLKPINPDEFLLLVGKILFRQALRVEHKKLLEENIEFHQTLGYYQKCLVFLNIHDLDRLGDQIIDTLMELLQAEGGLLWLPGYGGRQYHLRCRRGLVKVASGEESLSPDERLRAILFAGEATATGQGAALWLPIPVGPEGMALLRIEAPVGREAFTRRDLKVAALVGEFAAGALRNVLLLRELEQNTLRVPLGQAYNMAFFQDHVDKELHKSRRYGRSLSLIRLTIDNHARLAAGFRGRELDEAMERIIEAINSVLRDADILATAGPDEYYMLLPETDYWGSLVAQKRIRKALKGMLSVCDLKKSLPIELFLRSAAYPTDGATFEELRRVAGGRLERLKKSLYHRSGIAESPFWPLVERLLGSPGDYRVDPKKGGISGPLSAQGDDPRYRYFRMPAARLDEIMRAFCREVVESSRVRGIIYRGCDDFEKVRQSLRHVEALEKSATSLFLLGGRDRTHWDYQRIVPLYIEGDSFEKIPFILYLNEDCAYALFARRQGEELFGFHTSDFYFVENIIVKLQEQYQLQALI, from the coding sequence ATGGCCAAGGGACGGATTCTCGCCATCGATAACGACGGGGCCTCGCGGGCGCTCTATCAGGAGTTGCTCGGTAACGACGGCTATTACGTGCGCACCGCCGCCGGCCTTCGTGACGTCATGGAGGCGCTGCGTCGCGAGGAATTCGACCTGATTGTTACCGAGCTGCACGCCGGCGTGGGCAGCGACGACATCACGGAAAGCATCCGCCGGCACAGCCCGGGGCAGGAAATCGTCGTCGTCACCGACAAAAACGATGCCGCCGCCGCTGTCGAGGCCATGAAACGCGGGGTCTCCGACTATCTGCTCAAGCCGATCAATCCCGACGAGTTTCTGCTGCTGGTTGGAAAAATCCTCTTTCGCCAGGCTCTGCGGGTCGAGCACAAGAAGCTGCTCGAAGAGAATATCGAGTTCCATCAGACCCTCGGCTACTACCAGAAATGTCTGGTGTTTCTCAATATTCACGATCTCGACCGGCTCGGGGATCAGATCATCGATACCCTGATGGAGCTGTTGCAGGCCGAAGGCGGTCTGCTCTGGCTCCCCGGCTACGGCGGTCGGCAGTATCACCTGCGCTGTCGGCGCGGTCTGGTGAAAGTGGCTTCCGGCGAGGAGTCGCTCTCCCCCGACGAAAGATTGCGCGCCATTCTCTTTGCCGGTGAAGCGACCGCGACCGGGCAGGGCGCGGCCCTCTGGCTGCCGATTCCGGTCGGACCCGAGGGGATGGCCCTGCTCCGCATCGAGGCGCCGGTGGGGCGCGAGGCCTTCACTCGCCGGGATCTCAAGGTCGCGGCCCTGGTCGGCGAATTCGCCGCCGGTGCCCTGCGCAATGTTCTGCTGCTGCGCGAACTGGAGCAGAACACCCTGCGGGTGCCCCTGGGGCAGGCCTACAACATGGCTTTCTTTCAGGACCATGTCGACAAGGAGCTGCACAAGTCCCGTCGTTACGGGCGCAGCCTGTCGCTGATCCGTCTGACCATCGACAATCATGCTCGCCTGGCCGCCGGCTTTCGCGGGCGGGAGCTGGATGAGGCGATGGAGCGGATCATCGAGGCGATCAATTCGGTTCTGCGCGACGCCGACATCCTGGCCACGGCCGGACCCGACGAATACTACATGCTCTTGCCGGAAACCGATTACTGGGGTTCGCTGGTGGCGCAGAAGCGCATCCGCAAGGCGCTCAAGGGGATGTTGAGCGTCTGTGATCTGAAAAAGAGTCTTCCGATCGAGCTCTTTTTACGCTCGGCGGCTTATCCAACGGACGGCGCGACGTTCGAAGAACTGCGGCGGGTCGCTGGTGGTCGTCTGGAACGGCTGAAAAAGAGCCTCTATCATCGCAGCGGCATCGCGGAAAGCCCCTTCTGGCCCCTGGTCGAGCGGCTGCTCGGATCCCCCGGCGATTACCGGGTCGACCCGAAAAAAGGCGGGATTTCCGGCCCTCTTTCCGCTCAGGGGGATGACCCCCGCTACCGCTACTTCCGCATGCCCGCCGCACGTCTCGACGAGATCATGCGCGCTTTTTGTCGCGAGGTGGTGGAGTCGAGCCGGGTGCGGGGGATTATCTATCGCGGCTGCGACGATTTCGAAAAGGTCCGGCAATCCCTGCGCCATGTCGAAGCGCTGGAAAAGTCCGCGACTTCGCTCTTTTTGCTCGGCGGCCGCGACCGTACCCACTGGGATTACCAGCGCATCGTGCCACTCTATATCGAGGGAGATTCTTTTGAAAAAATCCCCTTCATCCTCTATCTCAACGAGGATTGCGCCTATGCCCTTTTCGCCCGCCGTCAGGGGGAAGAGCTGTTCGGTTTCCATACTTCCGACTTCTATTTTGTCGAAAACATCATTGTCAAACTTCAGGAACAATATCAGCTTCAGGCGTTGATCTAG
- the miaB gene encoding tRNA (N6-isopentenyl adenosine(37)-C2)-methylthiotransferase MiaB: MQKHFFLETFGCQMNVVDSEQIVDLLRAIDYLPVDRPEAADLILLNTCAIRDKAERKVYGHLGRYKPLKAAKPGLILGVGGCVAQQQGEKLLKDLPYLDLVFGTHNVHRLPELVQAAESRRKRGHAVEFLDRETRLRLFPRRSGGEAVTRFVTVMQGCDNFCSYCVVPLVRGREISRPSGDILDEIRELAAAGVREVTLIGQNVNSYGVGLPGELSFARLLTEVEGIDGIARIRFTTSHPKDLSDELIDCFGSLKKLCNHIHLPVQSGSDRILRLMNRGYSRAQYLDRARRLRQARPDIRLTSDIIVGFPGETEEDFADTLHLVEEVRYADIFSFIYSPRSGTAAATLEDPSTAGERQARFDRLLKVQEEISRDWRERDAGATLEVLVEGESRQGQGQLFGRTTWNRIVNFAGSRELIGQIVPVRVGRVYRNSHLGRLIAD, translated from the coding sequence ATGCAAAAACATTTTTTTCTGGAAACCTTCGGCTGTCAGATGAATGTCGTCGATTCGGAGCAGATCGTCGACCTTCTCCGGGCCATCGATTATCTTCCCGTCGACCGGCCGGAAGCGGCCGATCTCATTCTGCTCAATACCTGCGCCATCCGCGACAAGGCCGAGCGCAAGGTCTACGGTCATCTCGGCCGCTACAAACCCCTGAAGGCCGCCAAACCCGGCCTGATTCTCGGGGTCGGCGGCTGCGTTGCCCAGCAGCAGGGGGAGAAACTGCTCAAGGATCTGCCCTATCTCGATCTGGTCTTCGGTACCCATAACGTCCATCGCCTGCCCGAACTGGTTCAGGCGGCCGAATCCCGCCGCAAACGCGGCCACGCCGTGGAATTTCTCGATCGGGAAACGCGCTTGCGCCTCTTTCCCCGCCGGAGCGGCGGCGAGGCCGTGACCCGCTTCGTGACGGTCATGCAGGGCTGCGACAATTTCTGTTCCTATTGCGTGGTGCCCCTGGTGCGTGGTCGCGAAATCAGTCGCCCGAGCGGCGATATTCTCGACGAAATCCGCGAACTGGCCGCAGCCGGCGTGCGTGAGGTGACGCTTATCGGTCAGAACGTCAACAGCTATGGCGTGGGCCTTCCCGGCGAACTCTCCTTTGCCCGGCTGCTGACCGAGGTGGAAGGGATCGACGGCATCGCCCGCATCCGTTTCACCACCTCCCATCCCAAGGATCTTTCCGACGAGCTGATCGACTGCTTCGGTTCGCTGAAAAAGCTCTGCAATCACATCCATCTGCCGGTGCAGAGCGGGTCGGACCGGATTCTGCGCCTGATGAACCGGGGTTACTCCCGTGCTCAGTATCTGGACAGGGCGCGGCGTTTGCGCCAGGCGCGGCCGGATATCCGTCTGACTTCCGACATCATCGTTGGCTTTCCGGGAGAGACGGAGGAGGATTTCGCCGATACCCTGCACCTGGTGGAAGAGGTGCGCTACGCCGATATCTTCTCTTTCATTTATTCCCCTCGCAGCGGCACTGCCGCGGCCACACTCGAAGATCCTTCAACTGCCGGCGAACGCCAGGCCCGTTTCGACCGGCTGCTTAAGGTGCAGGAGGAGATCTCCCGGGATTGGCGGGAGCGGGATGCGGGCGCGACGCTGGAGGTCTTGGTCGAGGGGGAGAGCCGCCAGGGGCAGGGGCAACTCTTCGGGCGCACCACCTGGAATCGTATCGTCAACTTCGCCGGCTCCCGGGAACTGATCGGGCAAATCGTTCCGGTGCGGGTCGGCCGGGTTTACCGTAATTCTCATCTCGGGCGGCTGATCGCGGATTGA